The following are encoded together in the Macrobrachium nipponense isolate FS-2020 chromosome 14, ASM1510439v2, whole genome shotgun sequence genome:
- the LOC135226275 gene encoding uncharacterized protein LOC135226275, translated as MKALKRSGYDSFAYLDETLINQNHTVGKCWIDTNSEKATGIKPPTGKGSRLIVLHAGTKNGFVPNCELVFQAKNDGDYHKQRNHTVFKDWLISQLIPNIPASSIIVMDNASYHSFQIDKPPTASDRKAVIKDWLIAKGETPGDDLLKNDLLAMVKQHTSRWPRKYEIDNIASEHGHKVVRLPPYHCQYNPIELIWSQVKQYVAKKNNFKMSDLKPLVSEALNQVTAKNWKNAVNHAETLQQEDTPQDLAIDNFVDSFIINLESSDEEELG; from the coding sequence ATGAAGGCATTAAAGAGAAGTGGTTATGATTCCTTCGCATACCTGGATGAGACTTTGATCAACCAAAACCACACAGTAGGGAAATGTTGGATTGACACCAACTCAGAGAAAGCCACCGGGATTAAGCCCCCTACTGGGAAAGGTAGTCGATTAATCGTCCTTCATGCTGGAACCAAAAACGGGTTTGTTCCGAATTGCGAACTTGTTTTCCAAGCTAAAAACGATGGCGATTACCACAAACAAAGGAATCATACAGTATTCAAGGATTGGCTCATTTCGCAGTTAATTCCAAATATACCGGCATCCTCGATCATAGTAATGGACAATGCCTCCTATCACTCTTTTCAAATTGACAAGCCACCTACTGCATCCGATAGAAAGGCAGTTATCAAAGACTGGCTTATCGCGAAAGGAGAAACCCCCGGAGACGATCTCTTGAAGAATGATCTGCTTGCAATGGTAAAGCAACATACATCAAGATGGCCACGCAAGTATGAAATTGACAATATTGCGAGTGAACATGGTCACAAAGTGGTAAGACTTCCTCCATACCATTGTCAATATAACCCAATAGAATTAATATGGAGCCAGGTCAAACAGTATGTCGCAaagaagaataattttaaaatgtctGACCTCAAACCACTTGTAAGTGAAGCGTTAAATCAAGTAACAgcaaaaaactggaaaaatgcaGTTAATCATGCAGAGACTCTTCAACAGGAAGATACGCCACAGGATTTAGCCATTGATAATTTTGTTGATTCCTTTATTATAAATCTAGAATCATCTGATGAAGAGGAATTAGGCTAA